A stretch of Zonotrichia leucophrys gambelii isolate GWCS_2022_RI chromosome 19, RI_Zleu_2.0, whole genome shotgun sequence DNA encodes these proteins:
- the LOC135455824 gene encoding C-C motif chemokine 5-like, with product MNISTHSRLCLSIILVAHLFSQALPAPLGSDMGLCCFSYISRKLPQSHVQEYFYTSSKCSQPAVVFVTRKKREICANPDSRWVKEYVNSLELQ from the exons ATGAACATCTCCACACACTCCAGACTCTGCCTCTCCATCATCCTGGTTGCTCACCTCTTTTCTCAGGCCCTTCCTGCTCCAT TGGGGTCTGACATGGGTTTGTGCTGCTTCAGCTACATCTCACGAAAGTTGCCTCAGAGTCATGTGCAGGAGTATTTCTACACCAGCAGCAAGTGCTCCCAGCCAGCAGTTGT GTTTGTGACCAGGAAGAAGCGGGAGATCTGTGCTAACCCTGATTCCAGGTGGGTGAAGGAATACGTgaacagcctggagctgcagtga